A stretch of the Lolium perenne isolate Kyuss_39 chromosome 3, Kyuss_2.0, whole genome shotgun sequence genome encodes the following:
- the LOC127343377 gene encoding uncharacterized protein yields the protein MAMALANNLWLGVSLGICLCETSIMTAVIQWLWFALFLAYIRPNKKVKVVLLQLFWLTVALGLPLVGPSMKVTMLQWLWFFLGFALSPPSEKAAMEARLGQMLEYTAGRLGQMLEYTAARLGQMLEYTPPRKASPWPDLPPELLGLVLLRMTSRADRVRICAVCRTWRSGARLQMLPPLLPWVAQRDGTFLSLPDGAIHRTPVPDYDRVLYRVSTGSMLFLVDRQGGCVLMNPSSGKATPLQINLDYLELRYEWDIRKVVVSDSLHLVAVLTIGKTNGKNVTIYVCGPQGTTAMEWGPPVNSRTFDIAIFHGKLYILTRENYGTPEVCNAYGLPELHVLEVGNMSIKSVKCIRSTHRDYDATHFVFYLVPSRDQLLMVGRIVDPNPMNTPMPSRCFKVFQAAGLSSGHGWWSKVHTLMGHALFLSRGCSRSLAVGGQSVSGGVQEDCMYFMSELGGVTFVEVDLLNSCVYDMSNQTVAYLPLETQPLSHQTGGWFPTWLFPAEV from the coding sequence ATGGCGATGGCGCTGGCAAACAACCTCTGGCTCGGGGTCTCCCTTGGCATCTGCCTCTGCGAGACAAGCATAATGACGGCGGTGATCCAGTGGCTTTGGTTTGCCCTTTTCCTGGCTTACATTAGGCCAAACAAGAAGGTGAAGGTGGTCCTGCTCCAATTGTTCTGGCTCACCGTCGCCCTCGGACTCCCCCTCGTTGGGCCAAGCATGAAGGTGACGATGCTCCAGTGGCTCTGGTTCTTCCTTGGCTTCGCCCTCAGTCCGCCAAGCGAGAAGGCGGCGATGGAAGCCCGACTCGGTCAGATGCTTGAATACACTGCAGGGCGACTTGGTCAGATGCTTGAATACACTGCAGCACGACTCGGTCAGATGCTTGAATACACGCCTCCAAGGAAGGCATCGCCTTGGCCAGACCTCCCACCAGAGTTGTTGGGACTTGTGCTCCTGCGCATGACGTCCCGGGCTGACCGTGTCCGCATCTGTGCGGTCTGCCGCACGTGGCGCTCCGGCGCGCGGCTGCAGATGCTGCCCCCACTGCTTCCCTGGGTTGCTCAACGTGACGGCACCTTCCTCAGTCTCCCCGATGGCGCCATCCACCGCACGCCCGTCCCTGACTACGACCGCGTCTTGTACCGTGTGTCAACTGGTAGCATGCTTTTCCTGGTGGACCGCCAGGGCGGCTGTGTCCTCATGAACCCTTCCTCTGGGAAGGCGACACCTCTACAGATCAACCTGGATTATCTCGAGCTAAGGTACGAATGGGACATCCGCAAGGTGGTGGTGTCCGACAGTCTGCACCTTGTTGCCGTCCTGACCATTGGCAAGACCAACGGCAAGAACGTCACTATTTATGTTTGCGGGCCTCAAGGGACCACAGCCATGGAGTGGGGGCCGCCTGTGAACAGCCGCACCTTCGATATTGCAATCTTTCATGGGAAGCTCTACATCCTCACGAGAGAAAATTATGGTACACCGGAGGTCTGTAATGCTTATGGTCTACCGGAGCTCCATGTCCTAGAAGTCGGGAACATGAGCATCAAGTCTGTCAAATGCATAAGGAGCACTCATAGAGATTATGACGCAACACACTTCGTCTTCTACCTCGTCCCCTCTAGAGATCAGCTGTTGATGGTGGGACGGATTGTTGATCCGAACCCCATGAATACACCCATGCCATCTCGGTGCTTCAAGGTCTTCCAGGCAGCTGGCCTGAGCagtggccatgggtggtggagcaaGGTCCATACACTGATGGGGCATGCTCTTTTCCTCAGCCGAGGCTGTTCTCGCTCGCTTGCTGTTGGTGGCCAGTCTGTCAGTGGGGGAGTTCAAGAAGATTGCATGTACTTCATGAGCGAGCTTGGTGGGGTCACCTTTGTTGAGGTTGACCTTCTCAATTCCTGTGTGTACGACATGAGTAATCAGACAGTGGCATACCTGCCGTTGGAGACGCAACCTCTGTCACATCAAACAGGCGGATGGTTTCCGACTTGGCTTTTTCCAGCTGAAGTTTGA